Sequence from the Mycosarcoma maydis chromosome 4, whole genome shotgun sequence genome:
TTCTTGGCGGTCCAGTGCAGCTTCTGTGGATTGATGCGTTTTCTAGGACGCTTGGCCGTATATTTTGAGATAATCAAGTCACTCAAGACAATCATGTGCTTGCCTTGGTACTGCTTAAGCATGTTGAGTGCCATGCAGGTATGTAGGATGTCGGCGTGGGTGAAAGCCGTCTTTTGGGCAATTTCCTCAATGCTGATCTCGTCTTCGGTCTTGAGCAACAATTCGACAATGATCTCGGCCCAGTAGGCACGGTAGCTGAGTAGACCCAGATCGGAGAGCGGTTTTTCGGGActgccgagcttgccttCGATCTTAGTGAGCTCGTACGAGAATTCAATGAGCAGCTTACCGTAGCCGGCTCGCTGGTGCTGAGGCAATGTCAAGATACAGGCAACGTTGTAGTTTTCGGCCGAATCCTTCTCTTTGGAAAAGTAGCCGAGCAGGTGGCAACCGAGGTCATCGCGCTTGACCATGCAGTAGTACAGGAAAGGATCGACGTCGTAGTAGAGCGTCTTGTGGTCGAGAAAGCACTtgctcagcaagcacaaaTTTCGACACCACGTCCTTTGAAGTCGGccgtcgatctcgaagaaGGAAATGTCTTCGTGGCGGTAGATCTCGTTGCCCGGCGGATGCAAGAGCGTACACTTGCTTCGATGACGTTTGAGAGTAAAGGGCGAAGGAAAATACGATAAACACATCTCGCAGATGTACAAGGTATCAATGTGGGCGTATTCGAGCGGATAAGGACTAAAGTACCACGTCTCTACCTCGGATTTGCCCATCTGGATCTTGTTGAGATTCTTGACTCTTGCCACTTCGGAGACCGATTGCGTCATTGAGCCCGACGTTCGCAATTTTTCGATctcttgcttcttgctAAACGTCTCTTGACCTTGATTGGCGTTGAGCGATGCAGTGAGGCCGCCATTGCTCTCGGTAGCAACATCGTCCTTCTCCTGCTGGTCATTGCCGCCAAGCATCTCCATGGCAACCACGGCGCCATTttcatcgtcttcgccatccgcatccgcatcaaTAGAGTCGGCGCGAATGCTTTGCGCTGTGGAGGTGTCCCCAGAATCggctttgcgcttctgtGGTGTTTCGAGACCACTTTCCCCCTGAACGTTCTTGGCAGCCTGTGCGGcggccttcttgagcaGGTTGCTCGCACCAGCGCCGCGATAGCCCTTGCCAGTGGGTGTGAGCGGTGTCGAGGGAGTTGTCGCACCGCTGCCTGCACGAATCACCTTTCGCTTGGTCTTATCACTAGTGACTTCCTTCTTTGgccactcgagctcgcgtGAGGTGATGAGACGTGTACCACTGACCCATTCGTCGAGACGCTTATTGAATTCGCAGTAGTGAACATAGTACTCGAGCGTTTCTTCCAGAGTGGGCGCTGGCTTGTCTGCCAGCTccgcctgctgcttcttAGTAAGGCGAGGCTTGGGTTTTTCGCGAATCGACAGAATCTCGGCCTTCCTCTCCTCCATCTCGCCTGTGACCACGTCGGGCTTCTGCACGAATGCCTTGCATCCTACAACGACGTCTTCCAATCCGTACGTACCTCCGGGACTGATTTGGGGGCCTTCGTCCGGGCCAGGCGTTCCTGAGCCGCCCGGCGTGCCGCTTGTCGACTTCTGTGTTCGAGGTGCCATGATGGCGCGCACTTTTCAACGTGTGCGGCGCGTGGTAGAACTAAAGCTGCAAGTCGTGCGAAATGCGAGTGAATTTGTCGATAGCCGGTTGCGGCCCACCAACGGGGCAGCCAGACTATATGAGCACGGTCTGAGCTGCAGTGCGGCGCGTTCGTCTCGATGGATGCGTTGATGTTGCGATGCCGTTGCTGGATGGATGGAAGTAGCGGCGGGTGCTTGCTGCGCCTTTTCGTCTCTGAACgctcagtcacgattcacaggTTCTTTTGCCTCTCGCGCGTAAAATTCGAAATCAAGTGTGACGATCGGGAATATCGGGATCACAGGAAGAAAGAAATCGGATCAGTTCAAAAGCTGAGCTTGAAAATGCACCTTccctcgtgcctgttcTACTTGCCTCAACACCATCAGCTACCATCGATCAGCTTTCCCTTGTCTACCTGAATTTGCCCACCTCGTTCTTTCCGACTCGAATCTGCTACACCACTCTGCAGAACACGGTAGAGCTCGACAACAGCATTCTTCAGCCGTCGGCCGTCTCTAACTTTCGCGACAGGCAGGTGCTCGTCGTGGTGTAATCTCTCCTCTGCAGAGCCTTCGACTGCTCAGCACGCTCTCCGTTAATCAGGATATTGAGGCAGAATGACGGAAGAGGTGGACGAAATCCGTAGGCTGCAAGAGGCTCGCAGCGCCAGTGCGCTCAAGAACACGCTTGCAGtgggcaagctcggcatctaCGACCAGGACATTTACGGATCaggcaagcgcagcagcgactATGTTCGGGAGCTACCGATGGACATGGGCAATACCGATAGCGGATCTgacaatgacgatgacACATCCAGTGGAAGAAGGTCCAATCCACTCGATGTATACTCAGCCCCACACCATCTCTTGCACGAATTTGTAGACGAGGATCACGATCCACTGAAAGCCCGAGCTGAGTCAAGGCAGATCGCTGCACGTCAGAGCGACTATCACCTCCGAAGATTCAACCGagagcttggcgatggAAAGGCGGTAGATGCCTTTGCTGAAGATGACCAAGCCAACGGAGGCGATGATCAAGAGAGTTACAAGGACCGCATGAGGAGGGCAGCACTAGAACGAGAGACGAGGCAAGTAACGCGCCTGATCGAAatcaaggagaaggaggcGAAGGAAAAGGAAGCAGAAAGGTCACAGGAGACGGATGAATGGGATGTAAAGCCTTCTCCTTCGACAGCCAAGCCGGAAGGTGACCGCACACCTAAACAGAAACGAAAAAGAAGATGGGATGTTGCAGCTCCTGCAGAGACTTCGGAAGCTGACACAGAGACCAAAGGACAAACTTCACAAGCGTCTTCCTCCGAGCAAGCGCCGCGCAAAAGACGATCACGATGGGACGAGGCTCCCGTCGAGGCCAATGACACTGCCAGCATCTTAACACCAGAGGCAGCCAACCCTATAGCTAAGCGATCTCGCTGGGATCAGGCGCCCATCGAGGAAGATGGGAGCAATGGCATCGGTAAAGTacagtcgtcgtcgtccagcaTAAGTCATGCAGTCTCGATCGCTGTCGATCCTCGCAACCGATACATGTCTGACGAGGAGCTAGACTCCATCCTCCCCTCTGAGGGCTATAAGGTGGTTCAACCACCGCCCGACTACGCCCCTACACGCACGCCAGCTGCCAATCTCATCACGGTTCCGTCGCTGGAGACCGGTGGGTTCATGATGCAGGACGAGGGTGCTACTCGTGCTGTGCTTGAAGAGATGATTCCCGAGCTTCCCACCGACATTCCCGGCGTCGGTCAGCTGGCCTTCTTCAAGACTGAGGATCAAGCCTTCTTCAAGAAGATCCTCAATGAACAAGATGAGACGAAGCTCAGCCTGGACGAGCAAAAGGAGCGCAAGATCATGCGCTTATtgctcaagatcaagaacgGCACGCCTGCAACTCGAAAGACAGCGCTTCGTCAAATCACCGATCGTGCTCGCGACTTTGG
This genomic interval carries:
- a CDS encoding putative histone acetyltransferase → MAPRTQKSTSGTPGGSGTPGPDEGPQISPGGTYGLEDVVVGCKAFVQKPDVVTGEMEERKAEILSIREKPKPRLTKKQQAELADKPAPTLEETLEYYVHYCEFNKRLDEWVSGTRLITSRELEWPKKEVTSDKTKRKVIRAGSGATTPSTPLTPTGKGYRGAGASNLLKKAAAQAAKNVQGESGLETPQKRKADSGDTSTAQSIRADSIDADADGEDDENGAVVAMEMLGGNDQQEKDDVATESNGGLTASLNANQGQETFSKKQEIEKLRTSGSMTQSVSEVARVKNLNKIQMGKSEVETWYFSPYPLEYAHIDTLYICEMCLSYFPSPFTLKRHRSKCTLLHPPGNEIYRHEDISFFEIDGRLQRTWCRNLCLLSKCFLDHKTLYYDVDPFLYYCMVKRDDLGCHLLGYFSKEKDSAENYNVACILTLPQHQRAGYGKLLIEFSYELTKIEGKLGSPEKPLSDLGLLSYRAYWAEIIVELLLKTEDEISIEEIAQKTAFTHADILHTCMALNMLKQYQGKHMIVLSDLIISKYTAKRPRKRINPQKLHWTAKNWHRSQLNFGW